A section of the Gasterosteus aculeatus chromosome 10, fGasAcu3.hap1.1, whole genome shotgun sequence genome encodes:
- the smim13 gene encoding small integral membrane protein 13, whose product MWQSVGLTLLVIVATLVCALLFMLFGWFVVWQLFLSKFKFLRELVGDASTPPAQSQPSESKSERTASAAPRGRPRSARQRVASQESLS is encoded by the exons ATGTGGCAGAGTGTTGGTCTCACGCTGCTGGTCATCGTGGCCACGCTGGTGTGCGCGCTCCTCTTCATGCTGTTCG GTTGGTTTGTAGTCTGGCAGCTCTTCTTGTCCAAGTTCAAGTTCCTGCGGGAGCTGGTGGGGGACGCCAGCACCCCTCCAGCCCAGTCGCAGCCGTCCGAGTCCAAGAGCGAGCGCACAGCGAGCGCCGCGCCCCGAGGCCGGCCCAGGTCCGCACGCCAAAGAGTCGCCTCTCAGGAAAGCCTTTCATAG
- the nedd9 gene encoding enhancer of filamentation 1 isoform X1, with protein sequence MHRDQWCPCQLRRVSSPPSHPARIFCRSDIAAAIRAVFSRVGNLMAKALYDNMPESPEELAFRKGDILTVIEQNTGGLEGWWLCSLHGRQGIAPGNRLKLLIGPMFEAQAPAAAAQSPPQSSAYQQKAGSGGAQGIYQVPPSLQSPQSQQSIYQVPPRSTLAADNPPSKVVTPTRVGQSYTFSPGQHNQQDLYDVPPSRSQGVYDIPPGQMFPGGRNQGVYDVPPSQMDLRTQGVYDVPPSSQGVYSVPPCRSNPALQEGNYDFPQPLKHKQEGIYDVPPAALGKPSHSPQSHYDFPPAAQPSARHQHPNANEGIYDVPPPALHSGAGSQSDVYDVPRGMPPSQQHRTSPADRDRSQGVYDVPVGDARAAGDVTDGVNRLSISSTGSTRSSMSTSSSSTGSAAEGRLGLDVDAAVQRLLRLQQAVEAAVGALQSMAASPHWRTFPFMERHGNDVRAVLDRVRAALGDLVAFGRGAAANAAALSDAGLHGKLRRQLARLEDSQQILLQVYQVLEGCSWALNALASAGKHHNKSDDLDRFVMVSRTVPDDAKQLASTIGSGAELLFRRTHADGSLSAGSTPEEGAAHPLGSPPSDNNNYGGQTKPFPVCPGQDKEHMNNSEKCVKSWMEDYDYVHLQGKEDFERQQKELLDKENIIKQSQVQLGQEQINQFKKLEQDVIKPVENDVTQWISHKHAGVPPAASDSPPAPPPSARLCARDRQLLGFYSEQCGQHFATLLDAVDAFFGCVGGGQPPRIFVAHSKFVILSAHKLVFIGDTLSRQASAPEVANRVMNSSNVLCDLLKTVVAATKTAALNYPNTGAIQEMVDRVTDLSRHAQQFKEQLAGL encoded by the exons ATGCATAGAGACCAATGGTGTCCCTGCCAGCTCAGGCGTGTCTCCTCACCTCCGTCACATCCTGCGCGGATTTTTTGCAGATCTGACATCGCTGCTGCCATCCGTGCTGTCTTCTCTCGAGTCGGG aacCTGATGGCCAAAGCGTTGTACGACAACATGCCGGAGTCCCCCGAGGAGCTGGCCTTCCGCAAGGGGGACATCCTCACCGTCATCGAGCAGAACACTGGAGGCCTGGAGGGCTGGTGGCTCTGCTCCCTGCACGGCCGCCAAGGCATCGCCCCCGGCAACCGCCTGAAGCTGCTGATCGGACCCATGTTCGAGGCCCAGGCGCCGGCCGCCGCTGCCCAGTCGCCCCCTCAGAGCTCGGCGTACCAGCAGAAGGCGGGCTCAGGGGGGGCTCAGGGCATCTACCAGGTGCCCCCGTCCCTCCAGAGTCCGCAGAGTCAACAGAGCATCTACCAAGTCCCCCCGAGGAGCACTCTGGCCGCTGATAACCCCCCGAGCAAG GTGGTGACCCCGACCAGAGTGGGACAGTCCTACACCTTCAGCCCCGGCCAGCACAACCAGCAGGACCTCTACGACGTCCCGCCCAGTAGATCACAGGGG GTGTATGATATCCCTCCGGGTCAGATGTTCCCCGGCGGCAGAAACCAGGGAGTCTACGACGTGCCCCCGTCTCAAATGGACCTCAGGACGCAAGGCGTGTACGACGTCCCTCCGTCTTCTCAAGGG GTGTACTCTGTGCCCCCCTGCAGGAGCAACCCCGCCCTCCAGGAGGGCAACTACGACTTCCCCCAGCCTCTCAAGCACAAGCAGGAGGGCATCTACGACGTGCCGCCCGCCGCCCTCGGCAAACCCTCCCACAGCCCCCAGTCGCATTACGACTTCCCCCCCGCAGCGCAGCCCTCCGCCCGGCACCAACACCCCAACGCCAACGAAGGCATCTACGACGTGCCCCCGCCCGCCCTGCACTCGGGGGCGGGGTCCCAGAGCGACGTGTACGACGTCCCGCGGGGGATGCCGCCCTCGCAGCAGCACAGGACCTCGCCGGCCGACCGGGACCGGAGCCAAGGCGTCTACGACGTCCCCGTCGGGGACGCCCGCGCGGCCGGGGACGTGACGGACGGCGTGAACCGCCTGTCCATCTCCAGCACCGGCAGCACGCGCAGCAGCATGtccacctcctcgtcctccacggGCTCGGCCGCCGAGGGCCGCCTCGGCCTGGACGTGGACGCGGCGGTGCAGCGGCTGCTCCGCCTGCAGCAGGCCGTGGAGGCGGCGGTCGGCGCCTTGCAATCGATGGCGGCCTCCCCTCACTGGAGGACTTTCCCCTTCATGGAGCGCCATGGCAACGACGTCCGCGCGGTGCTGGACCGCGTCCGCGCCGCCCTCGGGGATTTGGTGGCGTTCGGCAGAGGGGCGGCGGCGAACGCCGCGGCTCTGTCGGACGCCGGCCTGCACGGCAAGCTGAGGCGGCAGCTGGCGCGCCTGGAGGACTCGCAGCAGATCCTCCTGCAGGTCTACCAGGTCCTGGAGGGCTGCAGCTGGGCCCTGAACGCGCTGGCGTCCGCCGGCAAGCACCACAACAAGAGCGACGACCTGGACCGCTTCGTCATGGTGTCCCGGACGGTACCCGACGACGCCAAGCAGCTGGCCTCCACGATAGGCAGCGGCGCCGAGCTGCTGTTCAGGCGGACGCACGCCGACGGCTCGCTCTCCGCCGGGAGCACGCCGGAGGAGGGCGCCGCCCACCCGCTCGGCTCGCCCCCGTCCGATAACAACAACTACGGAGGGCAGACCAAGCCGTTCCCCGTGTGCCCCGGCCAGGACAAAGAGCACATGAACAACAGCGAGAAGTGTGTGAAAAGCTGGATGGAGGACTACGATTATGTGCACCTGCAG GGCAAAGAGGACTTTGAGCGTcagcagaaggagctgctggacaaaGAGAACATCATCAAGCAGAGTCAAGTGCAGCTGGGCCAGGAGCAg ATCAACCAGTTCAAGAAGCTGGAGCAGGACGTGATCAAACCGGTGGAGAACGACGTCACGCAGTGGATCTCGCACAAGCACGCCGGCGTGCCGCCGGCCGCCTCGGACtcgccccccgccccgcccccctccgcccgcctGTGCGCCCGGGACCGCCAGCTGCTGGGCTTCTACTCGGAGCAGTGCGGGCAGCACTTCGCCACGCTCCTCGACGCTGTGGACGCCTTCTTCGGCTGCGTGGGCGGCGGCCAGCCGCCGCGCATCTTCGTGGCGCACAGCAAGTTCGTCATCCTTAGCGCCCACAAGCTGGTCTTCATCGGGGACACCCTGTCCAGGCAGGCGTCGGCGCCCGAGGTGGCCAACCGCGTAATGAACTCCAGCAACGTGCTGTGCGACCTGCTGAAGACGGTGGTGGCCGCCACCAAAACGGCCGCGCTGAACTACCCGAACACGGGCGCCATCCAGGAGATGGTGGACCGGGTCACCGACCTGTCGCGTCACGCGCAGCAGTTCAAAGAACAGCTGGCCGGTTTGTGA
- the nedd9 gene encoding enhancer of filamentation 1 isoform X3 gives MAKALYDNMPESPEELAFRKGDILTVIEQNTGGLEGWWLCSLHGRQGIAPGNRLKLLIGPMFEAQAPAAAAQSPPQSSAYQQKAGSGGAQGIYQVPPSLQSPQSQQSIYQVPPRSTLAADNPPSKVVTPTRVGQSYTFSPGQHNQQDLYDVPPSRSQGVYDIPPGQMFPGGRNQGVYDVPPSQMDLRTQGVYDVPPSSQGVYSVPPCRSNPALQEGNYDFPQPLKHKQEGIYDVPPAALGKPSHSPQSHYDFPPAAQPSARHQHPNANEGIYDVPPPALHSGAGSQSDVYDVPRGMPPSQQHRTSPADRDRSQGVYDVPVGDARAAGDVTDGVNRLSISSTGSTRSSMSTSSSSTGSAAEGRLGLDVDAAVQRLLRLQQAVEAAVGALQSMAASPHWRTFPFMERHGNDVRAVLDRVRAALGDLVAFGRGAAANAAALSDAGLHGKLRRQLARLEDSQQILLQVYQVLEGCSWALNALASAGKHHNKSDDLDRFVMVSRTVPDDAKQLASTIGSGAELLFRRTHADGSLSAGSTPEEGAAHPLGSPPSDNNNYGGQTKPFPVCPGQDKEHMNNSEKCVKSWMEDYDYVHLQGKEDFERQQKELLDKENIIKQSQVQLGQEQINQFKKLEQDVIKPVENDVTQWISHKHAGVPPAASDSPPAPPPSARLCARDRQLLGFYSEQCGQHFATLLDAVDAFFGCVGGGQPPRIFVAHSKFVILSAHKLVFIGDTLSRQASAPEVANRVMNSSNVLCDLLKTVVAATKTAALNYPNTGAIQEMVDRVTDLSRHAQQFKEQLAGL, from the exons ATGGCCAAAGCGTTGTACGACAACATGCCGGAGTCCCCCGAGGAGCTGGCCTTCCGCAAGGGGGACATCCTCACCGTCATCGAGCAGAACACTGGAGGCCTGGAGGGCTGGTGGCTCTGCTCCCTGCACGGCCGCCAAGGCATCGCCCCCGGCAACCGCCTGAAGCTGCTGATCGGACCCATGTTCGAGGCCCAGGCGCCGGCCGCCGCTGCCCAGTCGCCCCCTCAGAGCTCGGCGTACCAGCAGAAGGCGGGCTCAGGGGGGGCTCAGGGCATCTACCAGGTGCCCCCGTCCCTCCAGAGTCCGCAGAGTCAACAGAGCATCTACCAAGTCCCCCCGAGGAGCACTCTGGCCGCTGATAACCCCCCGAGCAAG GTGGTGACCCCGACCAGAGTGGGACAGTCCTACACCTTCAGCCCCGGCCAGCACAACCAGCAGGACCTCTACGACGTCCCGCCCAGTAGATCACAGGGG GTGTATGATATCCCTCCGGGTCAGATGTTCCCCGGCGGCAGAAACCAGGGAGTCTACGACGTGCCCCCGTCTCAAATGGACCTCAGGACGCAAGGCGTGTACGACGTCCCTCCGTCTTCTCAAGGG GTGTACTCTGTGCCCCCCTGCAGGAGCAACCCCGCCCTCCAGGAGGGCAACTACGACTTCCCCCAGCCTCTCAAGCACAAGCAGGAGGGCATCTACGACGTGCCGCCCGCCGCCCTCGGCAAACCCTCCCACAGCCCCCAGTCGCATTACGACTTCCCCCCCGCAGCGCAGCCCTCCGCCCGGCACCAACACCCCAACGCCAACGAAGGCATCTACGACGTGCCCCCGCCCGCCCTGCACTCGGGGGCGGGGTCCCAGAGCGACGTGTACGACGTCCCGCGGGGGATGCCGCCCTCGCAGCAGCACAGGACCTCGCCGGCCGACCGGGACCGGAGCCAAGGCGTCTACGACGTCCCCGTCGGGGACGCCCGCGCGGCCGGGGACGTGACGGACGGCGTGAACCGCCTGTCCATCTCCAGCACCGGCAGCACGCGCAGCAGCATGtccacctcctcgtcctccacggGCTCGGCCGCCGAGGGCCGCCTCGGCCTGGACGTGGACGCGGCGGTGCAGCGGCTGCTCCGCCTGCAGCAGGCCGTGGAGGCGGCGGTCGGCGCCTTGCAATCGATGGCGGCCTCCCCTCACTGGAGGACTTTCCCCTTCATGGAGCGCCATGGCAACGACGTCCGCGCGGTGCTGGACCGCGTCCGCGCCGCCCTCGGGGATTTGGTGGCGTTCGGCAGAGGGGCGGCGGCGAACGCCGCGGCTCTGTCGGACGCCGGCCTGCACGGCAAGCTGAGGCGGCAGCTGGCGCGCCTGGAGGACTCGCAGCAGATCCTCCTGCAGGTCTACCAGGTCCTGGAGGGCTGCAGCTGGGCCCTGAACGCGCTGGCGTCCGCCGGCAAGCACCACAACAAGAGCGACGACCTGGACCGCTTCGTCATGGTGTCCCGGACGGTACCCGACGACGCCAAGCAGCTGGCCTCCACGATAGGCAGCGGCGCCGAGCTGCTGTTCAGGCGGACGCACGCCGACGGCTCGCTCTCCGCCGGGAGCACGCCGGAGGAGGGCGCCGCCCACCCGCTCGGCTCGCCCCCGTCCGATAACAACAACTACGGAGGGCAGACCAAGCCGTTCCCCGTGTGCCCCGGCCAGGACAAAGAGCACATGAACAACAGCGAGAAGTGTGTGAAAAGCTGGATGGAGGACTACGATTATGTGCACCTGCAG GGCAAAGAGGACTTTGAGCGTcagcagaaggagctgctggacaaaGAGAACATCATCAAGCAGAGTCAAGTGCAGCTGGGCCAGGAGCAg ATCAACCAGTTCAAGAAGCTGGAGCAGGACGTGATCAAACCGGTGGAGAACGACGTCACGCAGTGGATCTCGCACAAGCACGCCGGCGTGCCGCCGGCCGCCTCGGACtcgccccccgccccgcccccctccgcccgcctGTGCGCCCGGGACCGCCAGCTGCTGGGCTTCTACTCGGAGCAGTGCGGGCAGCACTTCGCCACGCTCCTCGACGCTGTGGACGCCTTCTTCGGCTGCGTGGGCGGCGGCCAGCCGCCGCGCATCTTCGTGGCGCACAGCAAGTTCGTCATCCTTAGCGCCCACAAGCTGGTCTTCATCGGGGACACCCTGTCCAGGCAGGCGTCGGCGCCCGAGGTGGCCAACCGCGTAATGAACTCCAGCAACGTGCTGTGCGACCTGCTGAAGACGGTGGTGGCCGCCACCAAAACGGCCGCGCTGAACTACCCGAACACGGGCGCCATCCAGGAGATGGTGGACCGGGTCACCGACCTGTCGCGTCACGCGCAGCAGTTCAAAGAACAGCTGGCCGGTTTGTGA
- the nedd9 gene encoding enhancer of filamentation 1 isoform X2, with translation MKYKNLMAKALYDNMPESPEELAFRKGDILTVIEQNTGGLEGWWLCSLHGRQGIAPGNRLKLLIGPMFEAQAPAAAAQSPPQSSAYQQKAGSGGAQGIYQVPPSLQSPQSQQSIYQVPPRSTLAADNPPSKVVTPTRVGQSYTFSPGQHNQQDLYDVPPSRSQGVYDIPPGQMFPGGRNQGVYDVPPSQMDLRTQGVYDVPPSSQGVYSVPPCRSNPALQEGNYDFPQPLKHKQEGIYDVPPAALGKPSHSPQSHYDFPPAAQPSARHQHPNANEGIYDVPPPALHSGAGSQSDVYDVPRGMPPSQQHRTSPADRDRSQGVYDVPVGDARAAGDVTDGVNRLSISSTGSTRSSMSTSSSSTGSAAEGRLGLDVDAAVQRLLRLQQAVEAAVGALQSMAASPHWRTFPFMERHGNDVRAVLDRVRAALGDLVAFGRGAAANAAALSDAGLHGKLRRQLARLEDSQQILLQVYQVLEGCSWALNALASAGKHHNKSDDLDRFVMVSRTVPDDAKQLASTIGSGAELLFRRTHADGSLSAGSTPEEGAAHPLGSPPSDNNNYGGQTKPFPVCPGQDKEHMNNSEKCVKSWMEDYDYVHLQGKEDFERQQKELLDKENIIKQSQVQLGQEQINQFKKLEQDVIKPVENDVTQWISHKHAGVPPAASDSPPAPPPSARLCARDRQLLGFYSEQCGQHFATLLDAVDAFFGCVGGGQPPRIFVAHSKFVILSAHKLVFIGDTLSRQASAPEVANRVMNSSNVLCDLLKTVVAATKTAALNYPNTGAIQEMVDRVTDLSRHAQQFKEQLAGL, from the exons ATGAAATACAAA aacCTGATGGCCAAAGCGTTGTACGACAACATGCCGGAGTCCCCCGAGGAGCTGGCCTTCCGCAAGGGGGACATCCTCACCGTCATCGAGCAGAACACTGGAGGCCTGGAGGGCTGGTGGCTCTGCTCCCTGCACGGCCGCCAAGGCATCGCCCCCGGCAACCGCCTGAAGCTGCTGATCGGACCCATGTTCGAGGCCCAGGCGCCGGCCGCCGCTGCCCAGTCGCCCCCTCAGAGCTCGGCGTACCAGCAGAAGGCGGGCTCAGGGGGGGCTCAGGGCATCTACCAGGTGCCCCCGTCCCTCCAGAGTCCGCAGAGTCAACAGAGCATCTACCAAGTCCCCCCGAGGAGCACTCTGGCCGCTGATAACCCCCCGAGCAAG GTGGTGACCCCGACCAGAGTGGGACAGTCCTACACCTTCAGCCCCGGCCAGCACAACCAGCAGGACCTCTACGACGTCCCGCCCAGTAGATCACAGGGG GTGTATGATATCCCTCCGGGTCAGATGTTCCCCGGCGGCAGAAACCAGGGAGTCTACGACGTGCCCCCGTCTCAAATGGACCTCAGGACGCAAGGCGTGTACGACGTCCCTCCGTCTTCTCAAGGG GTGTACTCTGTGCCCCCCTGCAGGAGCAACCCCGCCCTCCAGGAGGGCAACTACGACTTCCCCCAGCCTCTCAAGCACAAGCAGGAGGGCATCTACGACGTGCCGCCCGCCGCCCTCGGCAAACCCTCCCACAGCCCCCAGTCGCATTACGACTTCCCCCCCGCAGCGCAGCCCTCCGCCCGGCACCAACACCCCAACGCCAACGAAGGCATCTACGACGTGCCCCCGCCCGCCCTGCACTCGGGGGCGGGGTCCCAGAGCGACGTGTACGACGTCCCGCGGGGGATGCCGCCCTCGCAGCAGCACAGGACCTCGCCGGCCGACCGGGACCGGAGCCAAGGCGTCTACGACGTCCCCGTCGGGGACGCCCGCGCGGCCGGGGACGTGACGGACGGCGTGAACCGCCTGTCCATCTCCAGCACCGGCAGCACGCGCAGCAGCATGtccacctcctcgtcctccacggGCTCGGCCGCCGAGGGCCGCCTCGGCCTGGACGTGGACGCGGCGGTGCAGCGGCTGCTCCGCCTGCAGCAGGCCGTGGAGGCGGCGGTCGGCGCCTTGCAATCGATGGCGGCCTCCCCTCACTGGAGGACTTTCCCCTTCATGGAGCGCCATGGCAACGACGTCCGCGCGGTGCTGGACCGCGTCCGCGCCGCCCTCGGGGATTTGGTGGCGTTCGGCAGAGGGGCGGCGGCGAACGCCGCGGCTCTGTCGGACGCCGGCCTGCACGGCAAGCTGAGGCGGCAGCTGGCGCGCCTGGAGGACTCGCAGCAGATCCTCCTGCAGGTCTACCAGGTCCTGGAGGGCTGCAGCTGGGCCCTGAACGCGCTGGCGTCCGCCGGCAAGCACCACAACAAGAGCGACGACCTGGACCGCTTCGTCATGGTGTCCCGGACGGTACCCGACGACGCCAAGCAGCTGGCCTCCACGATAGGCAGCGGCGCCGAGCTGCTGTTCAGGCGGACGCACGCCGACGGCTCGCTCTCCGCCGGGAGCACGCCGGAGGAGGGCGCCGCCCACCCGCTCGGCTCGCCCCCGTCCGATAACAACAACTACGGAGGGCAGACCAAGCCGTTCCCCGTGTGCCCCGGCCAGGACAAAGAGCACATGAACAACAGCGAGAAGTGTGTGAAAAGCTGGATGGAGGACTACGATTATGTGCACCTGCAG GGCAAAGAGGACTTTGAGCGTcagcagaaggagctgctggacaaaGAGAACATCATCAAGCAGAGTCAAGTGCAGCTGGGCCAGGAGCAg ATCAACCAGTTCAAGAAGCTGGAGCAGGACGTGATCAAACCGGTGGAGAACGACGTCACGCAGTGGATCTCGCACAAGCACGCCGGCGTGCCGCCGGCCGCCTCGGACtcgccccccgccccgcccccctccgcccgcctGTGCGCCCGGGACCGCCAGCTGCTGGGCTTCTACTCGGAGCAGTGCGGGCAGCACTTCGCCACGCTCCTCGACGCTGTGGACGCCTTCTTCGGCTGCGTGGGCGGCGGCCAGCCGCCGCGCATCTTCGTGGCGCACAGCAAGTTCGTCATCCTTAGCGCCCACAAGCTGGTCTTCATCGGGGACACCCTGTCCAGGCAGGCGTCGGCGCCCGAGGTGGCCAACCGCGTAATGAACTCCAGCAACGTGCTGTGCGACCTGCTGAAGACGGTGGTGGCCGCCACCAAAACGGCCGCGCTGAACTACCCGAACACGGGCGCCATCCAGGAGATGGTGGACCGGGTCACCGACCTGTCGCGTCACGCGCAGCAGTTCAAAGAACAGCTGGCCGGTTTGTGA